The Cyclobacteriaceae bacterium DNA segment CCTTTGTCCTCCTGAAATATTTAAACTCTTATCTCCTATAATGGATTTCAAACCTAAAGGTAAATCACTTACAAAATCTTTAAGACCACTATTTTTAACTGCCCATTGAAGACGTGTTTCATCAACTTTGTCGGAAAATTCCCCGAATGCTATATTTTCCTGAATGGTTCCCTCCATCAAAACTGGATTTTGTGGCACATATCCTATTGTTCTATGCCAGCTTTTTAAATTGAACTGATTTATTTCAACATCATCAACTAAAACTTTACCCATAGTTGGCTGATAAAGACCTAACATGATATTTATAAGAGTAGATTTTCCACTACCCGATTTACCTACTATTCCAATAATTTCACCCTTATTAATAGATAGATTGATACCATTTAGTAGCCTTTTCTCTTCATAAAAAGAAAAGGAAATATTTGAAAGTTTGATTTGTTTTTCAAAGGATAATGGCTCCATGTCTTCACTGTCAACTCCATCTCCTTGACTCCAGGATACTGTGCGGAAATGATCAAAGACGAATTCAGAAGATCTTATATTGTTATAGCTTAGGATTAACTTATTTACTGAGGGAATTAGGCGATAAGCGCCTAAGGTAAAAGTTGCTAAAAAAGCCACTAACTTTTCTATATTATATCCCAGTACTATACCAACAACAAAAATTGTCAGTACACACAGAATAGCCAATGTTTCAATTATCTTAGGTGATAATGCATTCAGGTGATAGATTTTAGCCATTGCATCGGAAAATTTACCTACTGCACTGTGAAACTGAGGCTTGAAATAGTTGAGTTTATTAAAAAGTATGATCTCCCGAAAGCCCTCAATACCTTGTCTTCCTTTTCTAAACATCTCACTATGCCCAACCTCTCTCTCTTTTGACACTTTGCTTAGTTGC contains these protein-coding regions:
- a CDS encoding ABC transporter ATP-binding protein yields the protein MISKRFFFWRILGSIKKSMPSFVSKAIIRLLPLAFFLSWIEIAGLVLIVPVIRILLDTRIIYENPHLYKMFLLIDAKNEIEFLVFFLALIVLFFIVKNFVFYWASFRQTKITYSVAERLTSLQFQLYLLQPYKLHVKDNTSILLRKIIEIPYNFITGIMLPVVQVINEFIVLLLIIVGILIYNWFLFVSMVLFVVPFFLLYSKLYKKQLSKVSKEREVGHSEMFRKGRQGIEGFREIILFNKLNYFKPQFHSAVGKFSDAMAKIYHLNALSPKIIETLAILCVLTIFVVGIVLGYNIEKLVAFLATFTLGAYRLIPSVNKLILSYNNIRSSEFVFDHFRTVSWSQGDGVDSEDMEPLSFEKQIKLSNISFSFYEEKRLLNGINLSINKGEIIGIVGKSGSGKSTLINIMLGLYQPTMGKVLVDDVEINQFNLKSWHRTIGYVPQNPVLMEGTIQENIAFGEFSDKVDETRLQWAVKNSGLKDFVSDLPLGLKSIIGDKSLNISGGQRQRIAIARALYHQGKVLIFDEATSSLDRETEQLLTESIRHLRDQNYTIIIVAHRIEALKYCDRIFKIKDGKLSDSLAYNEIVEWQK